The window TCAAAATAGCGTGCTAATTTCAAAGGTTGTTATTGACGATATTTATAGATTCGAAAATTGGGATACGGCTCATGAGTTCATCATTGAAGCTAACAAGCTTTGCAAAAAGAAGCATTTAAAATGTATCACTTATGCAGTTCCTGTTGGCGGGAATACGGACGGCATTGACGTTACGATCCACGTACGTGATGAAAAGGTATCGAAGTAAAGGAGAAGAAACGGATGATTGAAAAGAAAATTGAAGTACCAGTAGTTAGCTTAGAATTAGTGAGAGCATTTCATCAGGGCCTTTCCAGTTCTTCTTTTTCTAAAACCGATATATTAAATCCTAAACTTTATATTTATAAAAAAACACCTGAAATGAAGAAATATGGTTCTGATTATTTAGCTGTTTTGTTGGCAAAAATGATTACAGTTGGATGTGAAGTTGAAAGAATCAAAAAGTATGCAATTCAATTGCCGGATAAAGACAGAGGTGGAGGAATTTGGTATTTAATTCGCAACTGGCTTGGAGGCTGGGACTTAACTTGCAACATAGAAGAGGCTTCAATGACTATGAAAGAAATTGAAGATGATCCAGGATTACGAGAATTCAAGCAGTTTGCAGTGGAAGTAGATGATAACAATGGCTAAAGACCTCATCAAAAGAGTTACGGCTTTGGAAGATAAATGGGCTGTTACGGATGCTAAGGGTCACAAACACGCTTCGTTGTTGTTAGTTCCTGATGATGACCCCGAATTGAAAAAGCTGCAGCAGGAATTCGGACCACAAATTAAGAAACGAGAATATAAATCAAAAATGGTTGGAGCGCTTATGACAACGACGGCCGGTTACTTTTCTCTTTTCACAACAAAGTTTCATTGCTAAAAAGTCTTAAAAGCAATGGTTACAAGACCATTAAATTCACTGATGGATACAAGTTAACTAGCTCCATGAAGTTTGATTGGGGCATGATCGTAAAAGAGAAAAAGTGATGACGGATGAACAACAAAATTGCCCATATTGTCATGGAAATATGCCAAAGTCTATGCCAGATAAACAGGGATACAGCAACAATCTTACAGTTGAGATGCTTGAAAAAGAGCCTTTAATTGTTTGCTGGAGCACTAAAGATTTTGATTTCGGTAAATCTTTAGTCATTTCTGCGGACATCAACTACTGTCCGATGTGCGGGAGAAACCTTAATGGTTAAGATTTCTACACAAGCAATTAGTAACTGGAAGACCAGAGAGAGATCACTAAAGTCCACCTGGAATAAGTATCACGCTAAGAAAATTAGCTATGCAGGAATTGTGTGGGATAGCAAAGCCGAATTGGCTTACTACATGCAGCACATTGAGGGAACTGACCAGAAATGGGACAGACAGAAAAAGTTCACGTTAATCCCGTCTTTCCAAGTTGGAAGCAAGAAAAAAAGAGCCAGGTCTTACAAACCTGACTTTTGCATTTATGACAATGACGGTATCACTTGTTATCATTTCTTAGCCTCCTGAGAATGTTTCTAACCAATTCTTTATCTTCTTCAGGTATCGGTTTACCATCGAACATCATTATTGTTGATAAGTCACCTAAGTCCATAGCTTTGGGTGTTTTAATATCATCTCCCATAAGGTAATCCATCGAAACATTTAAATAATCTGCAACTTTTTTAAGTCTTGCTGAATTAACTGTGTCCTTCCATTGCCTAATACTTCCATTAGAAAACCCTAGTGCTTTTTCAATTTGAGAAATTGGCAAATTTTTAGAATCAGCTACTTCTTTAATTCTTTGATAAATAGTCATTAGTACCACGAACTCATTAAAGTGATTGACGTGAAGGGTCGTAAGATTACGACGGATGCTAGCTTGCGGATGACGTTGTTCGAATACCAATATAAGGTACCAATCACGATTGCTCGGATGAATTATAAGGCCAAGACGTTTGAAGAAGAGGAATTCTAAAATGATTATGAAATATTATCCCTCATGCGACAGCGAAACAATTAGAAGGGCTGCTAGGTTTTCCAAAATTAGTGAAGCGTCAGAATTTATGGATCAACAGATTAAAGCTTGGGAAGCTACTGGTTATCATATTTTACATGCTCAAATAAACAGTGATGTTGAAATGTGGGTCAAGAACTTTTCTGGACATTTCACTGTTGAGTTAGAAGCAGAAAAGAGGACAGATAAATGAACATGGAGGAATACCTATCTTTGCAAAATCAACAGATTAAATATGAAGTTATATTTGATGATTATGCGGATGCTAGTAACTATCTAAAAAGTACAACAGATTATTTTACTGGCAAAGGATACAAAATATATAAAGCTTCTTTAAAAACATCAAAAAATACTAGCATTTTCGTGCCATCCGATGTTTTCAAGCCTTTCTTTGTAGTCAAAATTGAATGCGAAAGGATATTCTGATGTCCCATAGAAGTAGTTTTGAAATAATTGAAGACAGAATTATTCGTAAATACGAAGAAAGTATGTCAAAAAAGAAAAGTGTGTTGGCAGAGGCTGCATTGAAAGGAGAAATTACAGGTGTTCACTGGATTGATTTTGAAGGCGGAAGACTATACGAAATGATTGATTTGGATAAATGTTCAAACGACGAAATAAGGTATCTTAAATCAAACGGCATTCTTTTCAGAGCAGAAATGGATAAAAAAACATCCGATCTGCGTGATATAGATGTCGATAACATTTTGGCTAGAAATTCACGTGATTTCTGATAACTAATCATCAAAACAAAAAGCCCACCGAAAAACGGCAGGCAATGTGAACAAGTGTTTGGTAGTACTTTCTTAGTATATCACATTGTATAAACCGCATTAGGAGGGCTTTGAATGGCTTTAATTCCCGAAATTGATCGTGAAGCAACAATTAAAAAGACCAAGAATTTCTTCAAAAAGGTTTGGCCACGCATTGTACTCCAATCAGGTTTAACTGCAATGTCACTAAGGTCGCCTGAAATAACTGATATGCCCACATCTGCACCAACTGGCAACGCTAACGAAAAACTAATGGTACGGATGCTAGAACGGCAAGACGATGTAAAGAACGTCATCCGTTGTATTAACTCATTAGAAGCTAAGAAAAAAGAAATCATGAGAGCGTCCTATATCGACAACATTCCTAATTGGAAGATTGCCCAGCAACTCGGTTATAGCGAACCTCGTTATTACCAATTAAAAAATGAAGCATTAGTTGACTTTGCGGATGCATCTTCTGTTTATGGATTTAAACTATTAATCGAAAAATCATAGTTTTAGTTTAGTTTTAGTTTAGTTTTTGTAGATTAATTGTAGAGTTTGCTTTTAGTCATCCATGCAATAATTGTTATTGTAAGCGAAGTGTTTAGGAGTACTTCAATTAATGTCATAATTGTCTTTCCTTTAATTGGGTTAAACAATTCTATCCTACTGGCAGGTAACTGCTAACGGTTCATCCCAACAGAAGGATGTGCGGTTCGATTCCGCAAAGCAGTATCGGGTTTATCGCAAAGCCCACATCTCGTAAGAATAAACGTTAGCAGTAAGCCAAAACTAAATTGGACTTTCGTGGGAACTACTACTAAACGTTATAAGCAATCACAGCAATGTGGTTGCTTTTTTTGTACATAAAATTAATGAGGTTAATCAATGCTAAAACTAGATAAATCAAAAATTAGAAAGGGCAAGGCGCTTGGTTTACCTTACATGGGTAGTAAGCGGAAAATTGCTAAACAGATTGTTGAGATTATTAAACAAAACTATCCGCAATATTCAGAAGTCTATGACTTGTTTGGTGGCGGAGGCACAATTACTGCTGAGCTTTTGCTCAATGGCTATAAAGTTCATTACAACGATGCCGATCCATTGGTTGCTAAAGCGTTTGAAAAAGCTCTTACGTTAACGGATGACGAGCTTAAAAGTTTAATCTGTTCGCGTGAAGAGTTTTATCAAATTAAAGACAAGCAAGATAAGACTGCAATTGATAAATTGAAATTACTAATCAATTCTTTTGGAAATCGATGTTCTGCTTATGCAAATGCTGAAAAAGTATCTGATCTAAAATATTCTATTTCTAAATCCATCATCTGCGATTTCAAAAAAGCCTCTCATTACAAAGAACAAGATGCATATAAAAAAGCAAATGTGACATTTCAATTAGATCAAATAACCAGAACTTTAAGAGTTAAAGAATTAAGAAAATTAACAAATTATCTGCATAAATGTATTTTTACATCTAAAGATTTTGAAATGTTCAGTAATCTGAAACATAAATTCATTTATCTTGATCCACCTTACAGTGATTCTGCTGGTTATAAGGATGACATTGAATCAAGGAAGGTTTCTGATGAAAAATATATTGACGTTAGAAATAGATTATTAAAAATGCCACTTGGAGCTGAGATTGAAGAAGACGATTTTGTTTTTAAATTGGGAACTTTTAAAAATAACAAAAATCGCATGTATTACAGAGATGTATTAAATAAATTTAAAATAATTCCATTCTATGATTGGGCGATTAAAATGAGTCAAAACAATATAGTTTTAATATCAAGCTATGAAATCAACGACCCAAGGTTTAAATGTGTTTTTGAGTTTAAATCTGCACATTCTACGCTTAATTCGAATAAATACAATGGTAAACAAAAAGATAAACATGAAAAGTTGTTCATGGCAAATAGCGAGGCAGCAAATGGTTTATAAACGCGATGGAATAACATACTCATGCTATCAGGAATATCAAATCATTTGCCAAATTGACAAAGCAGAAAGGAAGCGAGAGCGTGCCAACTGTAATCGTAAACTGGCTGAACAATCTCATCGGAAGCAATCCAAATAAGAATGGACTAAATCTAATTGGACTGTTGATGACACAGGTTCGAACGTTTCAAGTGACGCCAGCCGATGAACAGTCAGTTGTTGGCCAATGGTTCTTAGCTAGCCAATCTAACCTTAATCAAGCCATCGCTTATCTAACAACTAACGTAGGGAACCCAGCCATCAAAGCTAATCCATCCGCAGTAACTAATAAGAAAGATGGACGGATGAAGTATGCTGGAGAAACTTATCTCGTTGTCCGGAAACAGATGCGCAACTACGAACGAATAAACAGGGCATTAGACGAGTACAACGCTAATCATAGCGAAGAGGATGACGCTCATGCCAAGAGTTAGTCGTTGTCGAGCGGTTGCTTGCAATAAGCTGGTACCTTATCCCAAACACTTCTGTGATAAACACAGGTCACAAGAAGCAGAGTACCAAGCTAAGCAGAACAAGGCACGCAAGCAATACTTCGAACGGTACAACAAGGTTAATCGCAACCGAGACGAACAGACGCACAAGCGTTACAACTTCTATCGTACAAAGCAGTGGGCTGACTTACGTAAGCAAGTGCTGTCTCGAGACTATTACACGTGCCAGTACTGCAAAGCCGATGGCAAGCTGACTCCTAATAGTCGAACAGTCGACCACGTTGTACCAATCGAAGTTGATAGTAATTTGAGAGCAGAGGCAAGCAACCTGGCAACAATCTGTCGTGCCTGCCACAAACTTAAAACAGACTGGGAGCAGAACTATTACGGAACCGGAAAGAACAATCAGCTAAAAATAGTTCCGGAAATAAAAAACATCGAATGCATCAACAAAAAAATGAAAAAAGTAAATTAAAAAAATTACAAACAAACTTGGCGCAAAAATGGAACACCCCCGCCCCCTAATCTCAAACGATGGGGAGCACGCACACGGTCTGCTTTTTGTGTGAGCAACATTTTTAAAAATTTTTTTATAGGGGGGTTCAACCCTGGGAAATCCCAAGGGAAAGGCAACCATCCTTTTAATTTTGCCTAAAAAGTACCCTCTAAATCCACCCCAAAACAGCTTAATTGGAAAGGAGGCGAGAAGATGCCAAAAAATAAGCTGGATTTGCCTGATAATCCACCTGATTATCTTAAAGGGACTGCTCGTTACATGTGGCGCAGGATCGTTCCACTAATCAAAAAGGACCCAGTTGTTAACAACATGGATCGAACGATGGTTGAAGCGTTCTGT of the Fructilactobacillus cliffordii genome contains:
- a CDS encoding DUF1064 domain-containing protein; protein product: MVKISTQAISNWKTRERSLKSTWNKYHAKKISYAGIVWDSKAELAYYMQHIEGTDQKWDRQKKFTLIPSFQVGSKKKRARSYKPDFCIYDNDGITCYHFLAS
- a CDS encoding helix-turn-helix domain-containing protein codes for the protein MTIYQRIKEVADSKNLPISQIEKALGFSNGSIRQWKDTVNSARLKKVADYLNVSMDYLMGDDIKTPKAMDLGDLSTIMMFDGKPIPEEDKELVRNILRRLRNDNK
- a CDS encoding ArpU family phage packaging/lysis transcriptional regulator, whose protein sequence is MALIPEIDREATIKKTKNFFKKVWPRIVLQSGLTAMSLRSPEITDMPTSAPTGNANEKLMVRMLERQDDVKNVIRCINSLEAKKKEIMRASYIDNIPNWKIAQQLGYSEPRYYQLKNEALVDFADASSVYGFKLLIEKS
- a CDS encoding DNA adenine methylase: MLKLDKSKIRKGKALGLPYMGSKRKIAKQIVEIIKQNYPQYSEVYDLFGGGGTITAELLLNGYKVHYNDADPLVAKAFEKALTLTDDELKSLICSREEFYQIKDKQDKTAIDKLKLLINSFGNRCSAYANAEKVSDLKYSISKSIICDFKKASHYKEQDAYKKANVTFQLDQITRTLRVKELRKLTNYLHKCIFTSKDFEMFSNLKHKFIYLDPPYSDSAGYKDDIESRKVSDEKYIDVRNRLLKMPLGAEIEEDDFVFKLGTFKNNKNRMYYRDVLNKFKIIPFYDWAIKMSQNNIVLISSYEINDPRFKCVFEFKSAHSTLNSNKYNGKQKDKHEKLFMANSEAANGL
- a CDS encoding HNH endonuclease; this translates as MPRVSRCRAVACNKLVPYPKHFCDKHRSQEAEYQAKQNKARKQYFERYNKVNRNRDEQTHKRYNFYRTKQWADLRKQVLSRDYYTCQYCKADGKLTPNSRTVDHVVPIEVDSNLRAEASNLATICRACHKLKTDWEQNYYGTGKNNQLKIVPEIKNIECINKKMKKVN